The window TTTTTACTCAAATCGAGTACTCGAGTAATTTCCTGATAGCCTTGAAACGAAGTATAAAAATTTAAAAGCTCATAGTTTGTATTCCCAGTCAAATTGAACTTTCCATCAATATCTGTGATGGAGTAAGTGATCAAGGTTGAATCCTCAACGGACTCTAGAAAAACAGTTGCACTTAAGAGTTTTTGTTTAGTAACAGAATCAGTTACTGTCCCAGTAATAGTAAATTGTTGAGAATGGACGAACAGGCTACCTAAGAGTAGCGCTGCAATAACGAATTTATTCATAAATGGTTTGGTTGGTCAAAAAAGGTCATCAAGAACTATTCCTTTTTACTTTTTTCTCATATACACACTCACAGGGACGCCGTGAAAATCAAAGTTCTCTCGCAATTTATTTTCTAAAAATCGCTTATAAGGGTCTCTCACATATTGAGGGAGATTACAGAAAAAAGCAAATTGCGGCTGCGGTGTAGGCAGCTGAGTAATAAACTTGATTTTTACAAACTTCCCTTTCAAAGATGGTGGCGGCGTGTGTTCTATAATAGGTAACAGCACCTCATTCAACTTGCTGGTCTTAATTTTCTTACTGCGGTTTTTGTAAACTTCTACCGCTGTTTCTATAGCCTTGAAAATACGTTGCTTGTTAAGAACGGAGATAAAGACAATAGGCACATCTGTAAATGGCTCCATCTCACGGCGTATTTGTGCTTCATAATCTCTAACAGAATTGGTTTCTTTTTCTACCAAGTCCCATTTATTCACCAGTATCACGATTCCTTTGCGGTTACGTTCTGCCAGCCAAAATATATTTTGTACCTGACCATCAAACCCACGGGTGGCGTCCATAACAATCAAACAAACATCACAGTGCTCAATAGCGCGTACACTGCGCATTACACTGTAAAATTCTAGATCTTCTTTAACCTTTTTCTTACGACGTATACCAGCGGTATCCACTAGATTGAACTCAAATCCAAAACGATTGTATTTAGTATCAATGGAATCACGAGTGGTCCCTGCAATATCCGTAACAATATAGCGCTCCTCGCCTATCAATGAATTGATAAAGGAAGATTTACCCGCATTAGGACGACCTACCACAGCAAATCGAGGCAAGTCCTCTTCTACCGTTTCAACATGCTCTGGTAAAGCTTCTACTACTGCATCTAGCAAATCACCCGTACCACTACCGCTAATGCTAGAAATAGAATGATAATCCCCTAAACCTAGATTATAAAACTCATAGGCATCTTGCTCTCTCGCCGGATTATCCACTTTATTGACCACCAATAAAACAGGTTTTTTAACCTTGCGCAATAAATTAGCCACATCCTCATCTTCTCTAGTAATCCCATCTGAGGCATCTACCATAAAAAGGATCACATCAGCTTCATCTATTGCGAGCTCTACTTGCTTGTCAATTTCTTCTTCAAATACGTCATCACTACCTATGGCATAACCACCCGTATCAATGACTGAAAAGTCACGGCCATTCCAGTCGCTTTTCCCATAATGCCTATCTCTTGTCACTCCACTGATAGC of the Nonlabens marinus S1-08 genome contains:
- the der gene encoding ribosome biogenesis GTPase Der gives rise to the protein MMSIVAIVGRPNTGKSTLFNRLIKRREAITDAISGVTRDRHYGKSDWNGRDFSVIDTGGYAIGSDDVFEEEIDKQVELAIDEADVILFMVDASDGITREDEDVANLLRKVKKPVLLVVNKVDNPAREQDAYEFYNLGLGDYHSISSISGSGTGDLLDAVVEALPEHVETVEEDLPRFAVVGRPNAGKSSFINSLIGEERYIVTDIAGTTRDSIDTKYNRFGFEFNLVDTAGIRRKKKVKEDLEFYSVMRSVRAIEHCDVCLIVMDATRGFDGQVQNIFWLAERNRKGIVILVNKWDLVEKETNSVRDYEAQIRREMEPFTDVPIVFISVLNKQRIFKAIETAVEVYKNRSKKIKTSKLNEVLLPIIEHTPPPSLKGKFVKIKFITQLPTPQPQFAFFCNLPQYVRDPYKRFLENKLRENFDFHGVPVSVYMRKK